From the Mesoplasma syrphidae genome, the window TGATTTTTGACATTTGTATTCAAATATGGATTGCAAAGTTCAAATTGGAGGTTCTGATCAATGAGGAAATATTACATCAGGAACTGATTATATTAATTCTAAAGTTGGAAGAGACAATTCACAAGCCGCAGGATTCACTATTCCTCTTTTAGTCAAATCAGATGGTAAAAAATTTGGCAAAACTGAATCTGGGGCAGTTTGATTGGATGCTACGAAAACAAGCGAATATGAATTTTATCAGTTTTGAATAAATCAAGATGATGCAGATTGTGAACGTATGATGAAATATTTGACATTCTTATCATCTGAAGAAATTGTTAATTTACAAACTCAACATAACCAAGCACCAACTCAACGCATTATGCAAAAACAATTGGCCAGTGAGATTACTCGCTTCGTTCATCAACAAGATGGGTTAGATAAGGCAATTAAACTAACTGAAGCTTTTTTCCAAGGTAATATTACTAATTTAGATAAAAGCTTATTAAAAGATGCCTTATTGGCAATTCCATCAACAACTTTGAAAGCTGAAACAGCAATTATTGATGCAATTGTAGCATCAAAATGTGCAAGTTCTAAACGTGAAGCACGTGAATTCATGAAATCTAATGCGATTACCTTTAACGATATTATTGTAAACGAC encodes:
- the tyrS gene encoding tyrosine--tRNA ligase, which encodes MNIISELNWRGLAKQITNESKLLEAQKGSKAVYCGFDPTASSLHVGHLMMIVTLQRFGKAGFKPIALIGGGTGMIGDPSFKSDERVLQTNEQVLTNVKAIEKQLRAIIPNVTFANNADWLNKMSLIDFLRDVGKDFTLSYLLAKESIATRIQTGLSITEFSYTMLQAYDFWHLYSNMDCKVQIGGSDQWGNITSGTDYINSKVGRDNSQAAGFTIPLLVKSDGKKFGKTESGAVWLDATKTSEYEFYQFWINQDDADCERMMKYLTFLSSEEIVNLQTQHNQAPTQRIMQKQLASEITRFVHQQDGLDKAIKLTEAFFQGNITNLDKSLLKDALLAIPSTTLKAETAIIDAIVASKCASSKREAREFMKSNAITFNDIIVNDENLKLSAIPLLENEFILIKRGKRKYFGIKIS